The Juglans regia cultivar Chandler chromosome 1, Walnut 2.0, whole genome shotgun sequence nucleotide sequence AAAGGATCATGACTGACAATATCATGGTGGCATATGAAGTTTTACACTTGATGAAGGCAAGGGGCAGAGGAAGATTGGTCATATGGCTATTAAGCTAGATATGTCCAAGGCATACGATAGGGTGGAGTGGATTTTTTTGGAGTCTATGATGTTGAAGATGGGCTTTGAGGAGAGGTGGATTGCCTTGATTATGGGGTGTGTTCAGTTTGTTTCTTATgccattttggtgaatggtgaaCTTGGGGAGAAATTCCTACCATCTAGAGGACTTAGGTAAGGGGATCCACTATCCCCTTAACTATTTTTGTTGTGTATAGAAGGATTTAGTTCGTTGTTGGAGCAAGCTGAAAGTGCAGGTCATATTAAAGGGGTAAAAGTGGCTAGAGTGAGGATTTCTCATCTCCTCTTTACTAATGACTGTGTTATCTTTGGAAGGGCCAGCTTAGCTGAATGGAGAAGGCTCAATAATTTGTTGGAGATTTATGAAGCTGCCTTAGGCCAATGTATTAACAGAAATAAAACTGCTATATTCTTTAGTTCTAGTGTGAGTGTGGAGGTGAAACAACAGTTGTTAAGGGAAGTGGGAGCCAACAGTAGCAATAGTTATGAGAGGTACTTTTGGTTGCCAACTATGGTATGGAGGTCCAAATACAATGCTTTCAAAGACATTAAAGATAAGGTGTTGCAGAAGTTAAATGGCTGGAAAAACCATTTCTTATCCTTTCCTAGGAAAGAAGTTCTTTTAAAAGTAGTGGTGCAAGCCATTCCTACTTATCATATAAGTGTGTTTAAGCTTCCTGTGAGACTGTGTAAGGAGTTGGCTGGGATGATGGCTCGCTTCTAGTGGAGCCATATGCAAAaatgatacaaaaaaaaaaaaaaaactcactggAGAGAAGTTGGGACAAGATAAGGTTGGTAAAGGATAAAGGTGGCTTGGGATTTAGAAACCTGGAGTGTTTAACCAAGCTATGTTAGCTACGACATGCTGGAGAGTTTTCTCAAATCCATTTTCTTTGGCTGCCAGGGttcttaaagagaaatattttaagaattctGATTTTCTAGAGGAAAGGTTAGGAAATAGATCCTCTTTAATTTAGAGAAGTTTGTGGGGGGCATTTGATCTGTTAAAGGAGGGGCTTGTTTGGAGGGTGGGAAATGGTCAGAGCGTGATGATTTAGGGGGGACAGATGGGTCCCAAAATCTACTACTTTTTGTATTCAATCACCAGTTAAAATTCTTAACAAAAACTCTCGAGTTAATGAATTGTTTGTTGAGGGGGGGTCGAGGTTGGAATGAGGGTATGGTCAGAGCCATTCTTTGTAAAGAGGAAGCTGAGCTAGTGTGTGGTATCCCTGTTAGCTTAACTGGTCTTCCTGATAGGAGGATTTGGTTTCACTCAAAAAATGGGATTTTCTCTATAAGAAGTGTATATCATCTAGAGATGGAAAGAAAGTagagggagagatgagaatTCTCTGGTGTTGATGATTTGAAATATGAGTGGAGGAGATTGTGGAGGTTGAATGTTCCTGGTATTGTGAAGACCTTCTTATGGAAGTCCTTGAATGAATGCCTTCCAACTATGAAGAACTTGTTTATAAGGATGATATGTGAGTCCCAGCTTTATCCTATCTGCATGAGGGAGGTGGAGACTAAGGCACATATGCTTTGGGAGTGCAGAGCTGCTTCAGATGTGTGGTTGAAATTCCCTGGCCCAATTAAAAAATGGCATTGTTCAGATGAGGATTTTATGGTGCTATGGGGATCTCTAAGTAAGAGCTTATCAGAAGAAGTATTAGAATGGGTGGCTGTTACTATGAGATGTAAATGGATGCAAAggaataagtttgtttttcaaCAAACTTTCACAAGTCCAAGTGTTTTGGCACAAGGTGCAAAGAGAAATCTAGAGGAGTTTtagaaggccgaagaggggccCAGATCAGAAGTTGATTCCCAAATAGTGGAGAGAGATCAGATTAGGTGGAAGGCACAAGAGGATAACAAAATCAAGCTAAATTGGGATATTGCTTTGGATTTGAAGTGCAGAAGAATGGATGCAAGTATCATCATCCGAGACTCAAGGGGGGAAGCATTGATTTCTCTATGTATGAATAAAGATGGTGTGTCTAAGGACTAAACCAGTGGTGGCTGAGATCCTAGCTCTATGGAGGGCCGTGGAGTTGTGTTGAGCTAAACTTGATTGATGTTATATTTGAGGGGGATGCCCAGAGAGTGGTGAAAGCTATCAATGGTAGAGATAATATGTGTTCCTGGTATGGACATCTTTCTGATGATATTAGAGCTAACTTTGTTTGTAGGGATGGGTGGGATATTATAGATGCTCATAGGGAGGGTAATAAGGTTGCTCAAGTTGGCAAAGCTGTCTTTGTCATGTAGAGAGGAATTAGTTTGGGTTGAGGGAATGCCCAGAGGAAGTGTGTAGGAAGTTTTTGTTTGACAAACTGTATACAGATTGATAATGAGATGAATGAAGTATACttgggaaataaaaaataaaagaatacgagttaattaaaattttatttgaattgtatCATTTAAAGATCGATCGTAATTCACAAATGAATCATTTAATAACTGAATCGACGAGCAACTTGTCAAGCAATTTGCTTATATACAAACCGAATTAAGATAATGATCAAAAGAAAGTAATGGTAAAAGGTCGAGGGTTCAGCACTTTCATCCCTTAGATTAGGATACAAACCATCAAAGGGGGATTGGATTAATTACGAGGTTAACATAATCAGTGCCCCTAACCTGATAACCAAGACTGCCAGTGGGTATCATACGGAATCTTTTGCCTATTGCTTGAGGCAAAACATAACCAAAGAAAATATGTCCATGGAATAATCCCTAATAGCCAAATTACATAAGAGTCACAACCACACTAAACTGGTGACGCTATTATCGCACACAAAGCAAAAGTATGTAACGTAAGTACAACAATAAAACCAGTAATACAAGGTCgagaaaaagattaaaaaacaattaataagtaaaaagagaaaagcaaAACATATGTATGTCTTTTAAGATACGGTACTCCTCCCCGGCGGAGGTGCATTATGGGAGTACTTCACTTATAGTCACTGGTAATACATGAGCTGCTGGGCCGCTCCTACACCCTGGAAACCACCATCATAGATAGCCTGACTGGCTGCAGCGGAACCCATTCCCATGGCTGCCTGCTTAAGGGCGTATTGGCCCTGCGGATGCATTAGCGCTTGCGCTGCCCCCATTTTGCTTAATGCTATTTGTCGTTCATAGGCTGCAATGTCAGCGGCTGAAAGACCTGGCATATGTGCTGCCATTGGTGGGGGAAGAG carries:
- the LOC109018614 gene encoding uncharacterized protein LOC109018614; the encoded protein is MEDLKWKQRTKCNWYKLGDKSTKFFYACASQRKKKNCIKFVVDSEQMEWVDPASIAEAFQKHSKHVFNSKNLSTAEMEACLQVVQPRVTSEMNGKGQRKIGHMAIKLDMSKAYDRVEWIFLESMMLKMGFEERWIALIMGCVQFVSYAILVNGELGEKFLPSRGLRASLAEWRRLNNLLEIYEAALGQCINRNKTAIFFSSSVSVEVKQQLLREVGANSSNSYERYFWLPTMVWRSKYNAFKDIKDKVLQKLNGWKNHFLSFPRKEVLLKVVVQAIPTYHISVFKLPVRLCKELAGMMARF